CTTTATCAGGTGATCTTAGACCGCCAGACGAACCTGCCTCCCGATTCGTACACCGCCCGGCTCTTTCAGGCTGGGTTGGGAAGCATTGCCAAAAAAGTCGGCGAGGAAGCCGCCGAAACGGTGGTCGCAGCCCTCGCCGAAGACGAGGCGCGCCTTGTCAGCGAGATCGCCGATCTGACCTATCACGTTCTGGTGTTGA
This region of Anaerolineae bacterium genomic DNA includes:
- a CDS encoding Phosphoribosyl-ATP pyrophosphatase, producing MSLTWLYQVILDRQTNLPPDSYTARLFQAGLGSIAKKVGEEAAETVVAALAEDEARLVSEIADLTYHVLVLMAARGIPLEAVQTELERRHR